From a region of the Vanrija pseudolonga chromosome 2, complete sequence genome:
- the SPBC1683.03c_0 gene encoding putative MFS-type transporterc produces MSLEIPRTITITVDDTSSDSFPHTRTVSSTDMATVVPTPVLKGKEEAVDIDGVCMKLEKAADEEAAAPSDSATLDNDHHAPREKLSQSRKWTLLGVFALAMFIDIWFYSAFFIFTDVIAVDLNVNFAQQSWVITSYSVTFAAFLLFWGRVSDLYSPSKVFSWGFVTLGVLSLVISFLPDKYSFFIIRALAGIAGACLIPASYRLIVFVFEPHEHGRAFTLYGISGAIANVTGILIAGVIDLIPGGGQMTNWRWFFRVISIIILPVAASTFYLIPASTGKDAENTDGKAKWRRLDLVGVFLMLSAIVLLILGLTLGASYGWKKAGFLVPFLLSWVLFPAFFIWEARLPEDMALIPTKTWKIPNMIVLTVFALQIYAWWGVNFLALVEVFTTVYHESAILAAVRMLPQGIIAFAVTLLLTFVPRLVARPRYTILIGMTLGLISYILMTRPGDWKHDYWRLLFPAFLLGSGGMMAVFTGTNVGIMTAVPEEMAGVAGAIFQVALQMGSAIGFSVQAGLFTIKEGGLTNPTNIHASFYFQLGWVALWLIGFAVLYRPSKNDSGDEETGKKVIMAH; encoded by the coding sequence ATGTCCCTCGAGATCCCCCGCACCATCACTATCACGGTCGACGACacctcgtccgactcgtTCCCCCACACCCGCACCGTCTCGTCGACCGACATGGCGACCGTCGTCCCCACCCCCGtgctcaagggcaaggaggaggctgtCGACATTGACGGCGTGTGCATGaagctcgagaaggccgccgacgaggaggcagcagcaccctcCGACTCTGCCACACTCGACAACGACCACCACGCGCCACGGGAAAAGCTCTCCCAGTCGCGCAAGTGgacgctcctcggcgtcttcGCGCTCGCAATGTTCATCGACATCTGGTTCTACTCGGCCTTCTTCATCTTCACCGATgtcatcgccgtcgacctcaacGTCAACTTTGCGCAGCAGTCGTGGGTCATCACGTCGTACAGCGTGACCTTTGCCGCGTTCCTCCTGTTCTGGGGCCGCGTGTCCGACCTCTACTCGCCGTCCAAGGTCTTCTCGTGGGGCTTCGtgacgctcggcgtgctctcgCTCGTCATCTCGTTCCTCCCCGACAAGTACAGCTTCTTCATcatccgcgcgctcgccggcatCGCCGGCGCGTGTCTCATCCCCGCTAGCTACCGCCTCATCGTGTTCGTCTTCGAGCCGCATGAGCACGGCCGCGCCTTCACCCTCTACGGTATCTCGGGTGCCATCGCCAATGTCACCGGCATCCTCATCGCCGGTGTCATCGACCTCatccccggcggcggccagatGACCAACTGGCGCTGGTTCTTCCGCGTTATCAGCATCATCATCCTCCCCGTTgccgcctcgaccttctACCTCATCCCTGCAAGCACTGGCAAGGACGCTGAGAACACGGACGGCAAGGCAAagtggcgccgcctcgacctcgtcggcgtcttccTCATGCTCAGCGCCATTGTCCtgctcatcctcggcctcaccctcggcgccTCGTACGGCTGGAAGAAGGCCGGCTTCCTcgtccccttcctcctgTCCTGGGTCCTCTTCCCCGCCTTCTTCATCTGGGAGGCTCGCCTCCCTGAGGACATGGCACTCATCCCGACCAAGACCTGGAAGATCCCCAACATGATCGTCCTCACCGTCTTCGCCCTCCAGATCTACGCCTGGTGGGGTGTCAacttcctcgcgctcgtcgaggtcttTACCACCGTTTACCACGAGAGCGCCATCCTGGCCGCCGTTCGCATGCTTCCCCAGGGCATCATCGCGTTCGCCGTCACCCTCCTTCTCACCTTTGTCCCTCGCCTGGTCGCTCGCCCACGCTACACCATCCTCATCGGCATGACCCTCGGCCTCATCAGCTACATCCTCATGACTCGCCCCGGCGACTGGAAGCACGACTACTGGCGCCTCCTCttccccgccttcctcctcggctcgggcggcatGATGGCAGTCTTCACCGGTACCAACGTCGGCATCATGACTGCCGTGCCCGAGGAGatggccggcgtcgccggtgcCATCTTCCAGGTCGCGCTCCAGATGGGCTCGGCCATCGGTTTCTCGGTCCAGGCCGGCCTCTTCACCATCAAGGAGGGTGGCCTCACCAACCCCACCAACATCCACGCCAGCTTCTACTTCCAGCTCGGCTGGGTCGCCCTCTGGCTCATCGGCTTTGCCGTCCTTTACCGCCCCTCCAAGAAcgactcgggcgacgaggagacgggcAAGAAGGTCATCATGGCCCACTAA
- the chmp2a gene encoding Charged multivesicular body protein 2a gives MNILDTLFGRTVTPAERLRQHQRSLQKAQRELERERNKLEQQEKKTMADIKRNAKQGNMNACKILAKDLVRTRRYMQKFTQMRVQLQAVSLRMQTLRSNEQMASAMKGATRAMGQMNRSLNLPQIQRIMNEFEKESATMDMKEELMSDAVDDAMEDEEEEGEEVESDKILKEVLDEIGLSMNESLASAPTTNPITSEPLLQSRVAVAEGGPGPSAPTPPPNVGGNSADDELQRRLDMLRRD, from the exons GACACGCTCTTCGGGCGCACCGTCACCCCCGCTGAGCGCttgcgccagcaccagcgcagCCTGCAAAAGGCGCAgcgtgagctcgagcgcgagcgcaacaagctcgagcagcaggagaagaagacgaTGGCGGATATCAAGAGGAATGCCAAGCAGGGGAAcatg AACGCATGCAAGATCCTCGCCAAGGACCTCGTCCGCACACGGCGGTACATGCAAAAGTTCACCCAGATGCGTGTGCAGCTCCAGGCAGTGTCGCTGCGCATGCAGACGCTGCGATCAAACGAGCagatggcgagcgcgatgaagggggcgacgagg GCGATGGGACAGATGAACCGCAGCCTCAACCTGCCGCAG ATCCAGCGCATCATGAACGAGTTCGAGAAGGAGTCGGCCACGATGGACATGAAGGAGGAGCTCATGTcggacgcggtcgacgacgcgatggaggacgaggaggaggagggcgaggaggtcgagagcGACAAGATCCTCAAGGAGGTGCTGGACGAGATTGGCCTGAGCATGAACGAGAGC CTCGCATCCGCACCCACGACCAACCCCATCACGTCCGAGCCGCTCCTGCAGTCGCGCGTCGCAGTGGCAGAGGGCGGGCCcggcccgtcggcgccgacgccgcccccgaaCGTGGGGGGcaacagcgccgacgacgagctgcagcgccgGCTGGACATGCTGCGGAGGGATTAG